The genomic region GCGAGGACGAGAACGGCGATCGCTGGACCACGGTCGGCGTGTCCCCGAACATCATCGACGCCTCGTTCCAAGCGCTGATGGATTCGGTGATCTACAAGCTGGTGAAGTCGGGGGCGCCGGCGTAGCTGTCGCGGGGGGAGGGAGCACGGGCCATGATCGACCATATCTCCGTCGGCGTCAGCGATCTCGATCGCGCCGCAAAGTTCTACGAGGCCGCGCTCGCCGCCCTCGGCCTCACGCGCCTCGTCACGCGGCCGCGGACGGTCGGGTTCGGCAAGGCCTACCCGGAGTTCTGGATCAACTTGCGCGAGGGCATGCCGCGTGTCGCGCCGGAGAGCGGCGTGCACATCTGCCTGCGGGCGAAAACCACGGCGGAGGTCGATGCGTTTCACGCAGCTGCGCTGTCCGCTGGCGGCGCCTCCGATGGCGCGCCGGGCCTCCGCCCGCACGATCGCGTGCGCTACTACGCCGCCTTCGTCACCGACCCCGACGGTAACCGGATCGAGGCGGTGACGTTTCCGCAGGAATAGAAGGCCTAAAGCGCGATGCGATTAGGATGAATCGTCATCGCGCTTTAGGTTGTCGTTTGAGCATGATCTTTTCGGAAAACCGCTTCACACTTTGCGCTTACGCGGCCCTTCGGGTCCGGATCATGCTTTAGAGCCGCCGTGCCACGTCGGGCGCGAGATCGCGCTGGTCGTCGGGAATTTGCGCCGCCGCCGCGCGCAGCCGTGGGATGATCTCCTCGACCTTGTCCGCCTTCAGGATATCGACGGAGAGACCGGCGCGGATGAACTGGGTCTGCCGCATGTGGGCCACCAGAGAGAACAACGGCTCCCAGAAGCCGTCGACATTGGCGAGCAGCACGGGCTTGGCGTGACGGCCGAGTTGCTGCCAGGTCAGCTGCTCCACGAGCTCCTCCAGCGTGCCGAGCCCGCCGGGCAAGGCCACGAAGGCGTCGGAGCGCTCGAACATCAGCCGCTTGCGCTCGTGCATGTCGGGCGTGACGACCATCTCCTGCACGCGCGTCAGCGCGTTCTCGCGCATCCGCAGGAAGTCAGGGATGATGCCGGTGACCACGCCGCCGTGATCGAGCACGGAGGTTGCGACCGCCCCCATCAGGCCGAGCGAGCCGCCGCCATAAACGAGGCGGATCTTGCTTTCCGCCAGCGCTCTGCCTAGCGCCTTCGCCGCTTCGATGAAGTTGGGATTTGTTCCAGGGCCGGAGCCGCAATAGACACAGACGGTTTTGATCGTGCTCATTGGTACCATGATGCATTGCAGCGAAGTGGCGTCAAGCCCAAACGGTGATTCGGTGCTTCCGGGAATTTACCGGTAAATCGCGACAAACAATCCAGGATTCGCCATCTGGCGGGGTGCGCGGGCATCGGGAAGGCTCTATATGACGGGCGAAAATCGTTAATCGCAGTTGCGCCCGCACCCGGCGGGCTTTCAGGTTTCTTGATGGACCAACCTCAATCGTTCGACGGCGCCGACGTTCCTGATCCTCCCGCGGCAGGACCGCAGGCCGGGGCCACGCTGATGGGCACGCTGGCGCATCTGTGGCCCTACATCTGGCCGGGCGACCGTTTCGACCTGAAGATGAGGGTAGTCTGGTCCCTGGTGCTGCTGCTCGCCGCCAAGCTGATCACGCTCGCCGTGCCGTTCAGCTTCAAATGGGCGACGGACGCGCTGACCGGCGCCAACACCGCGCCGGTCGCGGCCGACAATTGGCATCTCTGGGTGATTGCCTCGCCTTTGCTGCTGACCGCGAGTTACGGCGTGATGCGCATCCTGATGGCGGTGCTGACGCAATGGCGCGACGGCATCTTCGCCCGCGTCGCCATGCATGCGGTGCGCAAGCTCGCGACCCTCACCTTCATCCACATGCACGAGCTGTCGCTGCGCTTTCACCTCGAGCGCAAGACCGGCGGCCTGACGCGCGTGCTCGAGCGCGGCCGCGAGGGCATCGAGGTCATCGTGCGCATGGTGATCCTGCAGCTGATTCCGACCATCGTCGAGGTCTCGCTGCTGCTGGCGGTGCTGCTCTGGCAATTCGACTGGCGTTACGTGGTCGCCACCCTGATCACGGTCACGCTCTACATGTACTACACCTACATCGCGACCGAGTGGCGGATCGGCATCCGCCGCAAAATGAACGATTCCGATACCGAGGCGAACACCAAGGCGATCGACTCGCTGCTCAACTACGAGACGGTGAAGTATTTCGGCGCCGAAGCGCGAGAGGCGCAGCGCTACGACAAATCCGTCGAACGCTACGAGGAGGCGAGCGTCCGCACCTATACCTCTCTCGCCGTGCTCAATACCGGACAAGCCGTGATCTTCACGCTGGGCCTGACCGCAACCATGCTGATGTGCGCGATCGGCGTGCGCAACGGCACCAACACGGTCGGCGATTTCGTGCTGGTCAATGCCATGATGATTCAGCTCTACCAGCCGCTGAACTTCATGGGCATGGTCTATCGCGAGATCAAGCAGGCGATCATCGACATCGAGAAGATGTTCGGCGTGCTGGGCCGCGAGGCCGAGATCAAGGATGCAGCTGGCGCGAAGCCGCTGGTCATCTCCGCCGGCACGGTGCGCTTCGAGGACGTGCGCTTTGCCTATGAGCCGACGCGCCCGATCCTGAGGGGCATCAGCTTCGAGGTGCCGGCCGGCAAGACCGTTGCCATCGTCGGCCCCTCCGGTGCCGGCAAGTCGACCATCTCGCGGCTGCTGTTTCGCCTCTATGACATTTCCGGCGGCAGGATCCTGGTCGACGGCCAGGACATCCGCGAGGTCACGCAGGCCAGCTTGCGCGCATCGATCGGCATGGTGCCGCAGGACACGGTGCTGTTCAACGACACCATCCGCTACAACATCCGCTATGGCCGTTGGGATGCGACTGATGCCGAAGTCGAGGAGGCGGCGCGACTGGCGCAGATCGACCATTTCATCCGCATGGCGCCCAAGGGCTACGAGACCCAGGTCGGCGAGCGCGGCCTGAAATTGTCGGGCGGCGAGAAGCAGCGCGTGGCGATCGCGCGCACGGTGCTCAAGGCGCCGCCGATCCTGGTGCTGGACGAGGCGACCTCGGCGCTCGACACCCACACCGAGCACGAGATCCAGGGGGCGCTCGACCGGGTGGCGAAGAACCGCACCTCGCTGGTGATTGCGCATCGGCTTTCCACCATCGTTGGCGCCGACGAGATCATCGTGCTGGACCAGGGCCGCATCGCCGAGCGCGGCACTCACGCCAGCCTGCTCGCGCAGGAAGGGCTCTATGCCAGCATGTGGAACAGGCAGCGCGAGGCCGAGGCGGCCCGCGAGAAACTGGCCAAGATGGCCGACACCAATGCCGCGCCCAACCGGGAGCCGCCGCCGGTCGACGATATCCTGACGACGCCCGCGGCGGCGGAGTGACCTTGTCTCCGATCCCAAGTCTGGCCTAAACAAGCCCGCGCGACGACCCGTGCCATCAACCCCGAACGGCAGATAGCGATGTCCATTCTCGATTCGATCCAGCGTCAGATCCCGCCGATCCACAGGGAGGGCTATCCCTTCATCGGCGGCTTTGCGCTGACGAGCCTGATCCTGTTCTGGCTGTGGTCTCCGCTGGGGTGGATCGGCACGATCCTGACCGTTTGGTGCGCGCTGTTCTTCCGCGATCCCGTCCGCGTCACGCCGGTGCGCGAGGGTCTCGTGGTGTCGCCGGCCGACGGGCGCGTCTCGATGATCACCATGGCGCTGCCGCCGGCCGAGCTCGGGCTCGGCGACCGGCCGCTGCCGCGCGTCTCGATCTTCATGAGCGTGTTCAACTGCCATGTGAACCGCGCGCCGGTGGCGGGCAGGGTGGACCGCATCGCCTATCGGCCCGGCCTCTTCATCAACGCCGAACTCGACAAGGCGAGCGAGGACAACGAGCGCAACTCGCTGGTGATCACGACGCCGACGGCGCGGATCGGCGTGGTCCAGATCGCCGGCCTCGTCGCCAAGCGCATCGTCTGCTTCGTTCGGGAGGGACAGGCGATCGGCGCCGGCGAGCGCTTCGGCCTGATCCGCTTCGGCTCGCGCCTCGATGTCTATTTGCCCGTGGGCACCAAGGCGCTGGTCTCGGAAGGGCAGACCGCGATCGCCGGAGAGACGATCCTGGCCGATCTTGCCGGCGACGACCCGGGCCGCGCCTTCCGCGCCAATTAACCAATAGTCGGTGCTTGCAGGCGTTCCGCCGCAATGGCGGAGGGCGGCGCGGCTTGCTATATCTCGTCTCGAGATAAGGACAAGCCATGACGCCTTACGACCTCAGGGATCCCGACGTCCGCCGCCGGCGGTTCCGGCCGATCCCGGTGCGGATGCTGGTGCCCAACGTCATCACGCTGCTGGCGATCTGCGCCGGCCTGACCGCGATTCGGCTGTCGATCGAGGGCCGGATGACGCTCGCGGTCTATGCCATCGTGTTCGCGGCCGCGCTCGACGGCATCGACGGCCGCATCGCGCGCATGATCAAGGGCCAGTCCAAGTTCGGCGCCGAGCTCGACAGTCTCGCCGACTTCGTCAATTTCGGCGTGGCGCCGGGCCTGATGCTGTATTTCTGGCAGTTGCACGAGCTCGGAAATGCCGGCTGGATCGCCGCCATGGTGTTCGCGATCTCGATGTGCCTGCGACTCGCGCGCTTCAACGCCACGCTGGATGATCCGAACAAGCCGGCCTTCGCCGCCAATTTCTTCACCGGCGTGCCGGCGCCGGCCGGCGCGATCACCGTGATGTTGCCGATCTATGCGGCGTTCCTGGATCTGGGGCGCTGGCCCGCGGCCCTGACGGCCGGCTACACGTTGCTGATTGCGTTCCTGATGGTGTCGCGCCTGCCGGTGTTCTCCGGCAAGAGCATGCGCATGCGGGTGCCGCCGGAGCTGGTGCTGCCGGCCTTTGTCGGGGTGATCTTCTTCGTCGCGCTTCTGATCAGCTACCCCTGGTATGTGCTGTCGATCGGCACGGTGCTGTATCTCCTCGCGCTGCCGCTCGGCTACAAATCCTATCGCGACCAGGCGCGGTCGCTGCAAGCGGCTGCGCCCGCGGACGGCGAAATCTCGTCACCGCCCTCGGCGCCGACGCTGTCGAACCTGTCTGAGCCGCCGCAGGACGACGATCGGCCCGGACGGCTGCATTGAGCGGCCACGTGCGGATATCTGCCATGATGGTGCGCTGAGTTGGGTCGAGACCCGATCTCGGCTATATCGCCCTTGTGCCGGCGGCATCGCGCAATCAACCGCCGCCAATCTGGGAGAGAACGCCGTGACCAATTCCGCGACCGGGCCGCTGCCCGCTTCCGTCCTCGAAGCGCTGGGCCGCTACGACACGCCGACGATCTGCAATGCCATGGAGATCGTGGCGCCCGAGCGGCGGCTGATCGGCTACACCACCAAGCAACTGGTCTGCCCGTTCCCCGACCTGCCGCCGATCGTCGGCTATGCCCGCACGGTGGCGATCCGCTCGGTGCTGAAATCATCGCTTCCGGCCGAGGAGCAGTCCAGGCGCCGCATTGAATATTACGAATATGTCGGCACCGGCCATGGCCCGCGCATCTCCGTGATCCAGGACATCGACGGACCCGACGTCGGCTATGGCGCGTTCTGGGGCGAGGTGCAGAGCAACGTCCACAAGGCGCTCGGCTGCCTCGGCGTCATCACCGACGGCTCGATCCGCGACATCCCGCAATGGGCCCCTGGCTTCCAGGCGCTGGCCGGCTCGATCGGCCCGTCGCACGCCTGGGTGCACGCGGAGAGCTTCGGCGGCGAGGTGCGCGTCGCCGGCATGACCGTGAAGTCGGACGATCTCATCCATGCCGACCGCCATGGCGCCATCGTGATCCCCCTCGACGTTGCCGCAAAGCTGCCGGAGGCCGCCGAGCTCTGCGGCCGCCGCGAGACGCCGATCCTCGAAATCGCGCGCAGCCCCGACTTCTCGCTGGAGAAGCTGAAGGCCGCGCTGAAGCGCTCGGCGGAAATCCACTGACGTCGTGGTTGGCAGTCTACGGCCGCGACGACGGCCGTAGATCGCCTTGCTCGGTCAGAAACAAGGCGGCCTGATCGGGCTCACCGAGCACGGCGGCGGCGCATCCGATCAGGGTGAAGCCGCCGGCGAGGTCCCACAGTGTTAGGTCGTCTGCGCTGTCGGGGCTGTGCATCAACCGCGCTGCGATCACGGCGAAGGCGGCCTCGACAAAAAGCAGCACGCTGAACGCCGGAAGCACGAGCTCCGGCTCGAGCAGGTGGAACGCCAGCGCCGCGGGCAGCGCGGTGAGAAGACTGAACAGCGTCAACATTGCGATGGCTCCCCAATCGGCCATGTCGCAACGCCAGCAGACACCAGCTGATCCCTGGCCACGATGTGGCGGAGGGCCGCAGCCGATGTGACGTCGTGGCGCGCCCGCTTATGGTTAGCGAAGTGTTGAAATTCATATCGTTGGACGGCAATCGCGGCGGCGGGCGTCACGCTGTCCAGACTTAACCTTTACGCGGCTTTAAGGGCGGCGCTCTAGGGTTTCCGATGCGGTTCGGGGTTGGGCCGCGCCAGCGGCCAGGATGGCCGTTGTTGCGTTCGCGTTGGAGTCTCCCATGGATATCATGACGGGCGTTGGGCTCACGGCGGGCATCATCGTCATCACCGCGATGATCCTCATGGGCGGCGACCTGCACATGTTCATCTCCGAACATGCGATGATCATCATCTTCGGCGGCTCGATCTCCGCCACTATGATCCGATTTCCGCTTTCGGCGCTCCTGCACGGACTTCCGCTCGGTGCCAAGTTCGCCTTCACGATGAGCCGGCTGTCGGCGCACGACCTCGTCGACGAGCTCGCCCGCATCGCCGAGATCGCCCGCAAGCAGGGCCCGGTCGGACTCGAAAAGGTCGAGACCGACGAGCCCTTCCTCGCCAAGGGCATCCGCTACGTCGCCGACGGCTACGACCTCGACTTCATCCGCGACAATCTCGAGCGCGACCGCGACAACTTCCTCATGCACCTCGACGAGGGCAGCAAGATCTACCGCGCCATCGGCGATTGTGCTCCGGCCTTCGGCATGATCGGCACCCTGATCGGCATGGTGCAGATGTTCGCCAACATGACCGATCCTTCCAAGCTCGGCCCGTTCATGGCGACGGCGCTGCTCGCCACCCTTTACGGCGCGCTGGTCGCGAACCTGTTCTGTCTGCCGATCGCCGACAAGCTGCACGGCAAGCTGCTGGACGAGGAGACCAACCGCACCCTGATCATCGACGGCATCCTGATGATCCGCGACTCCAAGAGCCCAACCCTCGTGCGCGAAATGCTGCTGGCCTATCTGCCGGAGAAGCATCGTCACGCCGATGGCGAGCCGGTGCCGGCGTAAGCCGCCCGCCGGGGTTTGAGACATGGCCAAGAAAAAACGCGGCGATGCGCATGGAGGCGGTCACGGCTGGTTCGTGACCTTCGCCGATCTGATGGGCCTGATGATGAGCTTCTTCGTGATGCTCGTCGCGTTCTCGACGCAGGACGCCAACAAGCTGAAGATCGTCGCCGGCTCGATGCGCGACGCCTTTGGCGTGCAGAGCGAGGCGCGCTATGCCGGCATCGTCGAGTCCGACGGCCTGCCGACGCGCCCGCGGCTGAAGAACGTCGATCATATCCAGCCCGAGGACGCCTCCAACACCCCGACGCCGGACCAGGAAGACCGCGACAGGACGTCCGGCGCGAAGATCAAGGTCGACCGCAATTTCGCGCTCGCAGCAGCCTCGCTGCGCCAGGCGTTGCAGGACATGCCGGAGCTGACCGAGATGTCCAAGCACATCATGTTCGAGGAGACCAAGCAGGGCCTCAACCTCGAGATCGTCGACCAGGACGGCCGCTCGATGTTCGCCGACGGCTCCAAGGTGCCCTACGACCGCACCCGCCGCCTGATCGAGAAGCTCGCGATTCCGCTCAAGGCGACGCCGCTCCGCGTCTCTATCGCCGGCCACACCGCCGCGGGGTTCGTGCCGACCCGCAGCGACTACGGCGCCTTCGATCTGTCGGCCGATCGCGCCAACGCCGTGCGCCAGATCCTCGAACGCGAGGGCCTGCCGCCGTCGCACATCTTCGCGGTCTCCGGCAAGGCCGATACCCAGCCGCTGTTTCCGGACGATCCCTCGCTCGCCGCGAACCGGCGGGTGACCATCACCTTGATGCGCGAAGATCCGCCGCTGCCGCCGAACCTGAAGCCGTAACCCCCTTGCGCTACCATCTTACCTGAGGCATGTCGTCGCGCTGGCGATGAACGTTGCAGCCGCGTCACAGCTTGTGTCCCTGCGCCTGCTAAGGTGATGGGCGATTGACAGGCGCGGCGGAAGCGTCAAAAGGCGCCGGATCAAAATCAGGGACGAAGCGTTTTCCATCCTCATGACGGCGAGCATCACATCGACTGAGACCCATGAAGGGCCGGTCAAGTCGGGCTTCTGGTCCCTTACGCTCGGGAGCATCGGCGTCGTCTTCGGCGATATCGGCACTTCGCCGCTCTACGCATTCCACGAGGCGGTCAAGGCCGCCGCCCATGGCGAGCCGGTCTCGCGCGTCATCGTCCTCGGCGTGCTCTCGCTGATCCTGTGGGCGCTCCTGATCGTCGTCACCGCCAAATATGTTCTCTTGCTGCTGCGCGCCGACAATAACGGGGAGGGCGGCACGCTCTCGCTGATGGCGCTGGGCCAGCGCGCGCTCGGGCGGCGAAGCTGGGTCCTGCTCGCGCTCGGCGTCGTCGGCGCCTCGATGTTCATCGGCGATTCCATGATCACGCCAGCGATCTCGGTGCTATCGGCGGTGGAAGGTCTGAAGCTCGCAACCCCCGCGCTTGAGCATTATGTCGTGCCGGTCACTGTGCTCATTCTGGTGCTGCTGTTTGCGGTCCAGAGCAAGGGGACCGCGCTGGTCGCCTCGGCCTTCGGGCCGGTGATGGTGATCTGGTTCACCGTCATCGCGGTGATGGGGGCCGTCCACATCGCCGACGACCCCTCGGTGCTGGCGGCCATCAATCCCTATTACGCGGTGCAGTTCGTGCTGTCGCACGGCACGATCGGCCTCGTGACCCTGGGAGCCGTGTTCCTGGCGGTGACGGGCGGCGAGGCGCTCTACGCCGATCTCGGCCATTTCGGCCGCAAGCCGATCCAGTCGGCCTGGATCTTCTTCGTGCTGCCCGCGCTCCTGATCAACTATTTCGGGCAGGGTGCGCTGGTGCTGTCCGATCCCAGCGCGATCGAGCATTCGTTCTATCGCATGGTGCCCGAGAAGCTTGTGCTGCCGCTGGTCGGGCTTGCGACGGCCGCAACCGTGATCGCGAGCCAGGCGGTGATCACGGGCGCCTATTCGCTGGTCTATCAGGCCGTGCAGCTCGGCCTGCTGCCGCGTTTCGAGGTGCGCTACACCTCCGAATCCCATGCCGGCCAGATCTACCTGCCGCGCGTGAACCGGCTGCTGCTGATCGGCGTGATGCTGTTGGTGCTGCTGTTCCACACCCCCAGCAATCTGGCCTCGGCCTACGGCATTGCGGTCTCAACCACCATGGTCGCCGACGGCATCATGGGCTTCGTCGTGATCTGGAAACTGTGGAATTGGCGTGCGGCGGCGGCTGCGGCGGTGATCATGCCCTTCGTCGTCGTCGATTTGAGCTTCTTCAGCGCCAATCTGCTCAAGCTGCTCGAAGGCGCCTGGGTGCCGTTGCTGTTCGGCATCGTCATGGCAGGGACGATCTGGACCTGGCGCAAGGGCTCGGCAATCCTGGTCCAGAAGACGCGGCGGATCGAGGTGCCATTGGACGATCTGATCCGCAGCCTGGAGAAGCGGCCGCCGCACATCGTCAAAGGCACCGCGGTGTTCCTGACCAGCGATCCCGCCTTCGTGCCGACCGCGCTCCTGCACAATCTCAAGCACAACAAGGTGCTGCACGAGCACAACGTCATCCTGACCATCGAGACCGCGCAGACGCCCCGGGTCGATCTGTCGGAGCGGTTCAGGATGGAGAAGATCAGCGACAAGTTCTCCAAGGTCCGATTGCGCTTCGGCTTCATGGAGCAGCCGAACGTGCCCAAGGCGCTTGCGATCGCACGCAAGCAGGGCTGGCAGTTCGACATCATGTCGACATCGTTCTTCGTGTCGCGACGATCGCTGAAAGCCTCGGCGCAGTCGGGCATGCCGCTCTGGCAGGATCATGTGTTCATCGCACTGAGCCGATCGGCCAACGATGCCACGGACTACTTCCAGATTCCGACAGGGCGGGTGGTTGAAGTCGGAACTCAAGTGACTATTTGAAACGCAACCGCTGAATTCATGCGAATTTCGCATGGCAAGGGCCCAAAATCGGGCTAGGCTATGCCGGCAGCGCAGGACTATAAGCCCGCGCTCTTCCGCCGTTGTGCAGCGAAGCATTTTTAGAGGCCATCGGGCTCTCCCATGACAAGCGACGTAGCAGTTCCCGCCCCGGAAACGGCGGCGCCCAATGGGCATGGCGAGGCCCATACCACCGCCGGTTTCGGCGCGCTGACGCTCGGCAGCATCGGCGTCGTCTACGGCGATATCGGCACCAGCCCGCTTTACGCCTTCCGCGAGGCGGTGATGGCAGCTTCGGGCGCGGAGGGGGTGCCGACGCCGGCGGCCGTGCTCGGCGTGCTCTCGCTGATCCTGTGGGCGCTCATCGTCGTGGTGAC from Bradyrhizobium sp. CB1015 harbors:
- a CDS encoding TIGR00730 family Rossman fold protein, with amino-acid sequence MSTIKTVCVYCGSGPGTNPNFIEAAKALGRALAESKIRLVYGGGSLGLMGAVATSVLDHGGVVTGIIPDFLRMRENALTRVQEMVVTPDMHERKRLMFERSDAFVALPGGLGTLEELVEQLTWQQLGRHAKPVLLANVDGFWEPLFSLVAHMRQTQFIRAGLSVDILKADKVEEIIPRLRAAAAQIPDDQRDLAPDVARRL
- a CDS encoding phosphatidylserine decarboxylase — translated: MSILDSIQRQIPPIHREGYPFIGGFALTSLILFWLWSPLGWIGTILTVWCALFFRDPVRVTPVREGLVVSPADGRVSMITMALPPAELGLGDRPLPRVSIFMSVFNCHVNRAPVAGRVDRIAYRPGLFINAELDKASEDNERNSLVITTPTARIGVVQIAGLVAKRIVCFVREGQAIGAGERFGLIRFGSRLDVYLPVGTKALVSEGQTAIAGETILADLAGDDPGRAFRAN
- a CDS encoding ABC transporter ATP-binding protein/permease — its product is MDQPQSFDGADVPDPPAAGPQAGATLMGTLAHLWPYIWPGDRFDLKMRVVWSLVLLLAAKLITLAVPFSFKWATDALTGANTAPVAADNWHLWVIASPLLLTASYGVMRILMAVLTQWRDGIFARVAMHAVRKLATLTFIHMHELSLRFHLERKTGGLTRVLERGREGIEVIVRMVILQLIPTIVEVSLLLAVLLWQFDWRYVVATLITVTLYMYYTYIATEWRIGIRRKMNDSDTEANTKAIDSLLNYETVKYFGAEAREAQRYDKSVERYEEASVRTYTSLAVLNTGQAVIFTLGLTATMLMCAIGVRNGTNTVGDFVLVNAMMIQLYQPLNFMGMVYREIKQAIIDIEKMFGVLGREAEIKDAAGAKPLVISAGTVRFEDVRFAYEPTRPILRGISFEVPAGKTVAIVGPSGAGKSTISRLLFRLYDISGGRILVDGQDIREVTQASLRASIGMVPQDTVLFNDTIRYNIRYGRWDATDAEVEEAARLAQIDHFIRMAPKGYETQVGERGLKLSGGEKQRVAIARTVLKAPPILVLDEATSALDTHTEHEIQGALDRVAKNRTSLVIAHRLSTIVGADEIIVLDQGRIAERGTHASLLAQEGLYASMWNRQREAEAAREKLAKMADTNAAPNREPPPVDDILTTPAAAE
- a CDS encoding phosphatidylcholine/phosphatidylserine synthase, whose protein sequence is MTPYDLRDPDVRRRRFRPIPVRMLVPNVITLLAICAGLTAIRLSIEGRMTLAVYAIVFAAALDGIDGRIARMIKGQSKFGAELDSLADFVNFGVAPGLMLYFWQLHELGNAGWIAAMVFAISMCLRLARFNATLDDPNKPAFAANFFTGVPAPAGAITVMLPIYAAFLDLGRWPAALTAGYTLLIAFLMVSRLPVFSGKSMRMRVPPELVLPAFVGVIFFVALLISYPWYVLSIGTVLYLLALPLGYKSYRDQARSLQAAAPADGEISSPPSAPTLSNLSEPPQDDDRPGRLH
- a CDS encoding VOC family protein; amino-acid sequence: MIDHISVGVSDLDRAAKFYEAALAALGLTRLVTRPRTVGFGKAYPEFWINLREGMPRVAPESGVHICLRAKTTAEVDAFHAAALSAGGASDGAPGLRPHDRVRYYAAFVTDPDGNRIEAVTFPQE
- a CDS encoding RraA family protein, giving the protein MTNSATGPLPASVLEALGRYDTPTICNAMEIVAPERRLIGYTTKQLVCPFPDLPPIVGYARTVAIRSVLKSSLPAEEQSRRRIEYYEYVGTGHGPRISVIQDIDGPDVGYGAFWGEVQSNVHKALGCLGVITDGSIRDIPQWAPGFQALAGSIGPSHAWVHAESFGGEVRVAGMTVKSDDLIHADRHGAIVIPLDVAAKLPEAAELCGRRETPILEIARSPDFSLEKLKAALKRSAEIH
- a CDS encoding flagellar motor protein MotB, with translation MAKKKRGDAHGGGHGWFVTFADLMGLMMSFFVMLVAFSTQDANKLKIVAGSMRDAFGVQSEARYAGIVESDGLPTRPRLKNVDHIQPEDASNTPTPDQEDRDRTSGAKIKVDRNFALAAASLRQALQDMPELTEMSKHIMFEETKQGLNLEIVDQDGRSMFADGSKVPYDRTRRLIEKLAIPLKATPLRVSIAGHTAAGFVPTRSDYGAFDLSADRANAVRQILEREGLPPSHIFAVSGKADTQPLFPDDPSLAANRRVTITLMREDPPLPPNLKP
- a CDS encoding motility protein A produces the protein MDIMTGVGLTAGIIVITAMILMGGDLHMFISEHAMIIIFGGSISATMIRFPLSALLHGLPLGAKFAFTMSRLSAHDLVDELARIAEIARKQGPVGLEKVETDEPFLAKGIRYVADGYDLDFIRDNLERDRDNFLMHLDEGSKIYRAIGDCAPAFGMIGTLIGMVQMFANMTDPSKLGPFMATALLATLYGALVANLFCLPIADKLHGKLLDEETNRTLIIDGILMIRDSKSPTLVREMLLAYLPEKHRHADGEPVPA
- a CDS encoding potassium transporter Kup, yielding MTASITSTETHEGPVKSGFWSLTLGSIGVVFGDIGTSPLYAFHEAVKAAAHGEPVSRVIVLGVLSLILWALLIVVTAKYVLLLLRADNNGEGGTLSLMALGQRALGRRSWVLLALGVVGASMFIGDSMITPAISVLSAVEGLKLATPALEHYVVPVTVLILVLLFAVQSKGTALVASAFGPVMVIWFTVIAVMGAVHIADDPSVLAAINPYYAVQFVLSHGTIGLVTLGAVFLAVTGGEALYADLGHFGRKPIQSAWIFFVLPALLINYFGQGALVLSDPSAIEHSFYRMVPEKLVLPLVGLATAATVIASQAVITGAYSLVYQAVQLGLLPRFEVRYTSESHAGQIYLPRVNRLLLIGVMLLVLLFHTPSNLASAYGIAVSTTMVADGIMGFVVIWKLWNWRAAAAAAVIMPFVVVDLSFFSANLLKLLEGAWVPLLFGIVMAGTIWTWRKGSAILVQKTRRIEVPLDDLIRSLEKRPPHIVKGTAVFLTSDPAFVPTALLHNLKHNKVLHEHNVILTIETAQTPRVDLSERFRMEKISDKFSKVRLRFGFMEQPNVPKALAIARKQGWQFDIMSTSFFVSRRSLKASAQSGMPLWQDHVFIALSRSANDATDYFQIPTGRVVEVGTQVTI